The Coleofasciculaceae cyanobacterium genome includes a window with the following:
- a CDS encoding class I SAM-dependent methyltransferase produces the protein MKLPKKAKFWLTSLSLSSLVIVGCATQERNFSEIPTEPATPVQTQPATEAPSVPYVPTPQNVVNQMLELANVSGDDILYDLGSGDGRIPITAAEKYGARGTGVELNPELIEQSRANAESANVADRVEFLQQDLFQTDLSEATVVTLYLLPDVNLELRSKLLQELEPGTRIVSHDFNMGEWQPEQVVQVQSGTRQHTLYYWVVPEEIPESISS, from the coding sequence ATGAAATTACCCAAAAAAGCCAAATTTTGGCTCACCAGTTTAAGTCTTAGTAGTTTGGTAATAGTTGGATGTGCTACTCAAGAACGAAACTTTAGCGAAATTCCTACTGAACCAGCAACTCCAGTCCAAACCCAACCTGCAACTGAAGCACCTAGTGTACCTTATGTACCTACACCTCAAAATGTCGTGAATCAAATGCTTGAATTAGCAAATGTATCGGGCGACGATATTCTTTACGATCTAGGTAGTGGAGATGGTCGAATTCCCATTACCGCAGCCGAGAAATATGGCGCTCGTGGCACTGGTGTCGAACTCAATCCAGAGCTAATAGAGCAAAGTCGAGCTAACGCTGAATCAGCAAATGTTGCCGATCGCGTAGAATTTTTGCAGCAAGACCTTTTTCAGACCGATCTAAGCGAGGCAACTGTAGTCACGCTTTATTTACTACCAGATGTTAACCTCGAACTTCGTTCTAAACTACTGCAAGAACTCGAACCAGGGACGCGAATTGTTTCCCATGACTTTAATATGGGAGAGTGGCAACCAGAGCAAGTTGTTCAAGTGCAAAGTGGAACTCGGCAACATACTCTTTATTACTGGGTTGTTCCTGAAGAAATTCCCGAAAGTATCAGTAGTTAG
- a CDS encoding peptidoglycan recognition family protein — protein sequence MSIISRYSKLLIILVTAIACIIVGFNYRNNAPTPPIAQPNLPIEQKATEQKATEQKATEQQATEQQATEQVELPPISKTKANSVDSATYKTTLAFEQYKPRYTSTDIHPSNYGERYSIDVDGNPLDNPPIVVLHETVNSARSAINTFKTPHDNDNNQVSYHALISLDGTIIYLLPADKRAFGAGNSVFESTSGIETVQTNPNLPPSVNNFAYHISLETPPDGRGSNNQEYHSGYTESQYKSLAWLLALSNIPDDRITTHKNVDRSAQKIDPRSFDFDKFLTILHTYRQPNVDKISAQ from the coding sequence ATGTCGATCATTTCTCGTTACAGTAAACTTCTTATTATTCTGGTTACAGCGATCGCCTGTATTATCGTTGGTTTTAATTATAGAAATAACGCTCCAACTCCGCCAATAGCTCAACCAAATTTACCAATCGAGCAAAAAGCAACAGAGCAAAAAGCAACAGAGCAAAAAGCAACAGAACAACAAGCAACAGAACAACAAGCAACAGAACAAGTTGAGTTGCCTCCAATATCAAAAACCAAGGCAAATTCAGTAGATTCAGCTACATATAAGACCACGCTTGCTTTTGAACAATATAAACCCAGATATACAAGCACGGATATTCATCCTAGTAACTACGGAGAACGCTATAGTATTGACGTTGATGGTAACCCTTTAGACAATCCACCGATTGTCGTGTTACATGAAACCGTCAACTCTGCTAGAAGTGCGATTAATACTTTTAAAACACCTCATGACAATGACAACAATCAAGTTAGTTATCATGCTTTAATTTCCCTGGATGGAACAATTATTTATCTTCTTCCAGCAGATAAACGGGCTTTTGGTGCAGGTAATTCAGTATTTGAAAGTACTAGCGGTATTGAAACCGTCCAGACTAATCCTAATTTACCGCCATCGGTCAATAACTTTGCTTACCATATATCTTTAGAGACACCACCAGACGGCCGTGGAAGTAATAACCAGGAATACCATAGCGGTTATACAGAAAGTCAATACAAGTCTTTGGCTTGGTTGTTAGCTTTAAGCAACATACCAGATGACCGCATTACTACTCATAAAAATGTAGACCGTTCTGCTCAAAAAATTGACCCGAGAAGTTTCGATTTCGACAAATTTTTGACAATTTTACATACCTATCGCCAGCCTAATGTAGACAAAATATCTGCTCAATAA
- a CDS encoding DUF2811 domain-containing protein, with product MNSQKTTVELYIEINENIYNCIQDFLSSNPQWDRKLLIEASMSLFFQQNYQSCSKTSVHSVCVVPE from the coding sequence ATGAATTCTCAAAAAACAACGGTAGAGCTGTATATAGAAATCAACGAAAATATTTATAACTGTATACAAGATTTTCTCAGTTCTAATCCTCAATGGGACAGAAAATTGCTGATTGAAGCCAGTATGTCGCTATTTTTTCAGCAGAATTATCAAAGTTGTTCCAAAACTTCTGTTCATTCTGTCTGCGTTGTTCCAGAATAA
- a CDS encoding amino acid permease yields MKSNLVNSTSVPIKPKPTLTFIDAVALIIGAVIGAGIFETPAFIAANAGNETVVLLVWLLGGGMSLVGALCYAELATAYPHAGGNYYYLQRAFGQQIAFLFAWARMTVIQTGSIALLAFVFGDYASQILDLGDYSAAIYAALAIGILTIFNLIGIRQGKWTQNWLSAAKVLGLLLVVIVGLVVADPPASVEPIEPASGNIGMGMIFVLLSYGGWNEAVYISAELRNLRRNMVRSLLWSIGIITAIYLAINLAYLQGLGLETMATSEAVAAELMRRALGTPGAWFISLLIAVATLGAINATIFTGARTNYALGKDFSLFSWLGNWHRRTQTPTSALLVQAAIALFLVLLGTLTRRGFETMVDYTAPAFWFFFLLTSLSLFVLRFKEPEVPRPFKVPFYPLTPIVFCLICVYLLYSSLVYTGVGALVGVAILIAGVPLLLWSRQAKA; encoded by the coding sequence GTGAAATCTAATCTAGTTAACTCAACTTCTGTACCTATCAAACCAAAACCGACACTAACTTTCATTGATGCTGTAGCTCTAATTATTGGAGCGGTCATTGGTGCGGGGATTTTTGAAACACCAGCCTTTATAGCTGCTAATGCTGGCAATGAAACAGTAGTGCTGCTCGTCTGGTTGTTGGGGGGTGGAATGTCTTTGGTCGGTGCTTTGTGCTATGCGGAGCTAGCAACAGCTTATCCTCATGCAGGAGGCAATTACTACTATCTTCAGCGCGCTTTCGGTCAACAGATTGCTTTTTTGTTTGCTTGGGCGCGCATGACCGTGATTCAAACTGGATCGATCGCCCTTTTAGCCTTCGTGTTTGGGGATTATGCTTCCCAAATATTAGATTTAGGTGACTATTCGGCTGCGATCTATGCTGCTCTGGCAATTGGAATTTTAACCATTTTCAATCTTATTGGTATTCGCCAAGGAAAGTGGACGCAAAATTGGTTGAGCGCAGCAAAAGTCCTCGGCTTGTTGTTAGTTGTCATTGTTGGTTTGGTGGTTGCTGACCCTCCTGCTTCTGTAGAGCCGATTGAACCCGCTTCGGGAAATATAGGCATGGGAATGATTTTTGTGCTTTTATCCTATGGTGGCTGGAATGAAGCTGTATATATCTCAGCTGAATTACGCAACCTCAGACGTAATATGGTGCGATCGCTACTTTGGAGCATCGGCATTATTACAGCGATTTACTTGGCAATTAATCTGGCATACCTTCAAGGGTTAGGCTTAGAAACAATGGCAACCTCAGAAGCAGTAGCCGCAGAACTAATGCGCCGTGCGCTCGGAACACCTGGAGCCTGGTTTATCAGTTTACTGATTGCTGTGGCTACTTTAGGTGCAATCAATGCCACGATTTTTACTGGTGCTAGAACTAACTATGCCCTAGGGAAAGATTTTTCTCTATTTAGTTGGCTGGGAAACTGGCATCGACGTACCCAAACACCGACTTCTGCTTTGTTAGTCCAGGCAGCGATCGCCCTGTTTCTAGTTTTGCTGGGAACGCTGACCCGAAGAGGTTTTGAAACAATGGTAGACTACACTGCCCCTGCATTTTGGTTCTTTTTTCTCCTAACGAGTTTGTCTTTATTTGTGTTGCGATTCAAAGAGCCAGAAGTTCCCAGACCCTTTAAAGTCCCTTTTTACCCTCTAACACCGATTGTCTTTTGCTTAATTTGCGTTTACTTACTGTATTCGAGCCTTGTCTATACCGGCGTTGGCGCACTTGTCGGCGTAGCTATATTAATCGCTGGCGTACCACTGTTGTTATGGTCGCGTCAGGCAAAAGCTTGA
- a CDS encoding M1 family metallopeptidase, with amino-acid sequence MSHFYLDAEESDRKSFELPGAKPHYNPDRPGQVEHIFLNLILDIPNQSFKGTCTTTIAPVRPGIEQLTMDAVDLTIESVLVDGVSQQFDYDGEQIEIHLQQPSSTEAIKVEIAYSVDHPQRGLYFIQPTADYPDKPTQVWTQGEDEDSRFWFPCFDYPGQLATSQIRVQVPAGFKAISNGELINTETVNNGVVYHWSQQQVHPTYLMTLAVGDFAEIADRWQGKPITYYVEKGREADAKRSMGKTPRMVEFLSTKYGYDYPYPKYAQVCVDDFIFGGMENTSTTLLTDRCLLDERAAVDNMRTESLVLHELAHQWFGDLVVIKHWSHAWIKEGMASYAEVFWTEEEYGKDDAAYYLLNEARTYITEDSSRYRRPIVTNIYREAIELYDRHLYEKGACVYHMIRAILGNELFDKAIQTFVQDNAHNTVETVDLLRAIDKATGYNLMFLFDQYVFRGGHPDYKVAYSWEVDSKLAKLSVTQKQAKDSDSKELFDLKIPVAFGYISEESDDLSWKTFTLRIHQPEQSFYFPLEKKADFISFDVDNNFLKTVTLQYPVAELKKQLKYDPDPISRIYAAGALAKKGGLEVITALGKSLADDPFWGVRVEVAKKLGNIKLNQAMEALKAGLKDEDARVRRAVIDALSNFKIAASYDTIALCLQQGDLSYYTEAAAARSLGGMVSGNLKEKQPEAIALLKTILEQRAGWNEVVRGGAIAGLSKMKTSPDAVDIILAYTKPGVPQALRLTSIRCLGTISTGQTPEKLGEILEQLEAIALESFFLTQVAVVGALEQMQTSQAINILDELAAQTPDGRVRRRAEEAVTKVQKNLGADKAVQELRQEIDRLKQTNQDLTSRLAKLEAQADSQS; translated from the coding sequence ATGTCTCATTTTTATCTCGATGCCGAGGAAAGCGATCGCAAGTCTTTTGAACTTCCAGGGGCAAAACCACACTACAACCCAGACCGTCCTGGACAAGTAGAGCATATTTTTCTCAATTTAATTTTAGATATCCCTAATCAAAGCTTTAAGGGAACTTGTACTACTACGATCGCTCCCGTACGCCCTGGTATCGAGCAATTAACCATGGATGCGGTAGATTTGACTATTGAATCCGTGTTAGTTGATGGTGTAAGTCAACAATTTGACTATGATGGGGAACAAATTGAAATTCATCTACAGCAGCCAAGCTCTACAGAAGCGATTAAAGTGGAGATTGCCTATTCGGTAGACCATCCCCAACGAGGACTCTATTTTATCCAGCCGACGGCAGACTATCCTGATAAACCGACACAGGTTTGGACACAGGGCGAAGATGAAGATTCCCGCTTTTGGTTTCCCTGCTTTGATTATCCTGGTCAATTGGCTACTTCTCAAATACGAGTACAAGTACCAGCAGGATTTAAGGCAATTTCCAACGGGGAGTTGATTAATACTGAAACAGTAAATAATGGCGTTGTCTATCATTGGTCGCAACAGCAGGTACATCCTACTTACCTAATGACTTTGGCAGTGGGGGACTTTGCGGAAATTGCGGATCGGTGGCAGGGTAAACCAATTACTTACTACGTCGAGAAAGGACGAGAAGCAGATGCGAAGCGCAGTATGGGTAAGACTCCCCGCATGGTAGAATTTTTATCCACTAAATACGGCTATGACTATCCTTATCCTAAATATGCGCAGGTATGTGTGGATGATTTTATCTTCGGCGGAATGGAAAATACTTCTACTACCCTGCTAACCGATCGCTGTTTGTTGGATGAACGAGCCGCAGTTGATAATATGCGTACTGAAAGTTTAGTGCTGCACGAATTAGCTCATCAGTGGTTTGGCGATTTGGTAGTAATCAAACACTGGTCACACGCCTGGATCAAAGAGGGGATGGCTTCCTATGCTGAAGTTTTCTGGACAGAGGAGGAGTATGGCAAGGACGATGCAGCCTATTACTTATTAAATGAAGCCCGTACCTATATTACCGAAGATAGTTCGCGTTATCGTCGTCCGATAGTTACCAATATCTATCGTGAAGCGATCGAACTTTACGATCGCCATCTTTATGAAAAGGGTGCTTGTGTCTATCACATGATTCGAGCCATTTTAGGGAATGAATTGTTTGACAAGGCAATTCAGACTTTTGTGCAGGATAATGCTCACAATACCGTAGAAACGGTCGATCTATTGCGGGCGATCGATAAAGCAACTGGTTATAACCTAATGTTTTTGTTCGATCAGTATGTCTTTCGTGGTGGTCATCCCGATTACAAGGTGGCGTATTCTTGGGAGGTTGACAGCAAGCTAGCTAAATTAAGCGTTACCCAGAAACAGGCGAAAGATAGCGATAGCAAGGAGTTATTCGATCTCAAAATTCCTGTGGCTTTTGGCTATATCTCTGAAGAATCGGACGATCTGAGCTGGAAAACTTTTACTCTACGCATTCATCAGCCAGAACAAAGCTTTTATTTTCCTCTAGAGAAAAAAGCTGACTTTATTAGCTTTGACGTGGATAACAATTTCCTCAAAACTGTCACTCTGCAATATCCTGTTGCCGAACTAAAAAAACAGTTAAAATATGACCCCGATCCGATCTCGCGAATTTATGCTGCGGGGGCATTAGCCAAAAAAGGTGGCTTAGAAGTAATCACAGCCTTGGGTAAATCTTTAGCTGACGATCCTTTCTGGGGAGTAAGGGTCGAAGTAGCTAAAAAACTTGGCAATATTAAATTAAATCAAGCAATGGAAGCTTTAAAAGCTGGGTTAAAAGACGAAGATGCAAGGGTGCGTCGGGCAGTTATCGATGCGTTGAGTAACTTTAAAATTGCCGCTAGCTATGACACGATCGCGCTTTGCCTGCAACAGGGAGATCTTAGCTATTATACCGAAGCTGCTGCTGCTCGTAGTTTGGGTGGCATGGTATCGGGTAATCTTAAGGAGAAACAACCCGAGGCGATCGCCTTACTGAAAACTATCTTAGAACAACGGGCTGGTTGGAATGAAGTTGTTCGCGGTGGTGCGATCGCTGGATTGAGTAAAATGAAAACTTCTCCTGATGCGGTGGATATTATTCTGGCATACACTAAGCCAGGCGTGCCTCAAGCTTTAAGACTGACGTCAATCCGCTGTTTGGGTACAATATCTACTGGTCAAACGCCTGAGAAATTAGGTGAAATTTTAGAACAGTTAGAAGCGATCGCACTAGAATCTTTTTTCTTAACTCAGGTGGCGGTTGTCGGTGCTTTAGAACAGATGCAGACTAGCCAGGCAATTAATATTCTAGATGAACTTGCCGCGCAGACTCCTGACGGTAGGGTACGTCGTCGTGCCGAAGAAGCCGTAACTAAGGTGCAGAAAAATCTGGGCGCCGACAAAGCTGTTCAAGAATTGCGTCAGGAAATCGATCGGCTTAAACAGACTAATCAGGATCTTACTAGTCGTCTAGCTAAGTTGGAAGCACAAGCTGATAGTCAATCTTAA
- the pyrF gene encoding orotidine-5'-phosphate decarboxylase yields MAHLFIDRLIEQIQAKNTPCIVGLDPALSRIPDGWLQKHGLDRQSSIADCAEAIYQYNLMVLDAIADLVPAVKPQSAYYELYGSAGIMALEKTIMAARDRGLLVVLDVKRGDIASTATAYAQSYLSREPIRPLEADAITIVPYLGKDCLDPFFESATQWGKGVFVCVKTSNPGASIVQEQQIGDRYLYEIIADLIKPASDKSIGESGYSGIGAVVGATYPEAAIRLRKQLPNSLFLVPGVGAQGGGNEGIKACFNPDGLGAVVSSSRAIMYPHLYGSVDSNQETIRQAAKELIAQVKKILKN; encoded by the coding sequence ATGGCGCACCTGTTTATCGATCGCCTGATCGAACAAATCCAAGCCAAAAATACTCCTTGCATAGTCGGGTTAGATCCCGCTTTGTCGAGAATACCCGATGGCTGGTTACAAAAACACGGACTCGATCGACAAAGCAGTATAGCCGATTGCGCCGAAGCGATATATCAATATAACCTGATGGTGTTAGATGCGATCGCCGATTTAGTTCCCGCAGTTAAGCCTCAGAGTGCCTATTATGAGTTATATGGTTCAGCTGGGATTATGGCATTAGAAAAAACAATTATGGCTGCACGCGATCGCGGTTTGTTAGTAGTCTTAGACGTAAAACGCGGAGATATCGCCTCTACTGCCACAGCCTACGCCCAAAGCTATTTATCTCGTGAACCTATCCGTCCTTTAGAAGCCGATGCCATTACGATTGTTCCCTATTTAGGTAAAGACTGCCTCGATCCTTTTTTCGAGTCAGCAACTCAATGGGGAAAAGGGGTTTTTGTCTGTGTTAAAACCTCCAACCCCGGGGCATCCATAGTTCAAGAACAACAAATAGGCGATCGCTATCTATACGAAATTATTGCCGATTTAATTAAACCCGCTTCAGATAAAAGTATTGGCGAATCTGGCTATAGCGGTATTGGTGCAGTAGTCGGCGCAACCTATCCCGAAGCAGCCATACGTTTACGTAAACAGTTACCTAATAGTCTATTTCTCGTTCCAGGTGTAGGCGCACAGGGAGGCGGTAACGAAGGGATCAAAGCCTGTTTCAATCCCGACGGTTTAGGTGCAGTAGTCAGTAGTTCCAGAGCAATTATGTATCCTCATCTTTACGGTAGTGTAGATTCAAATCAGGAGACAATTAGACAAGCTGCTAAAGAATTAATTGCTCAGGTCAAGAAAATATTAAAGAATTAA
- a CDS encoding haloacid dehalogenase type II, whose product MSNQKIVAFDIIGTCFSLEKPRQQLLAIGLPAYALELWFAQALRDAFGFSHAGKYRPLKEVLQAQLPRTLQLLDIDPSSIQLEQIMATFSELELHHGAKKAFQTLTEAGWTIVALTNGSQDSTHKLLERAGVQKYFTEVYSCDAIAVTKPHPNVYKMIKTDNLAEVWLVAAHAWDIAGAKSIGMKTAFVRQLEKDYLEVYPQPQIIVENLLEAACQIIKTEN is encoded by the coding sequence ATGTCGAACCAAAAAATTGTTGCTTTTGATATAATCGGCACTTGTTTTTCTTTAGAGAAACCTCGACAGCAATTACTCGCAATAGGTTTACCTGCTTACGCTTTAGAACTTTGGTTTGCTCAAGCATTAAGAGATGCCTTTGGGTTTTCTCATGCAGGTAAATATCGACCTCTCAAAGAAGTTTTACAAGCACAATTGCCACGAACTTTGCAACTGTTGGATATTGACCCAAGTTCGATCCAGTTGGAACAAATTATGGCGACTTTTAGCGAGTTAGAGTTGCATCACGGAGCAAAAAAAGCATTTCAAACTTTAACAGAAGCGGGCTGGACAATAGTTGCTCTGACTAACGGGAGTCAAGACTCTACCCACAAATTATTAGAACGTGCGGGAGTACAAAAGTATTTTACTGAAGTTTATTCGTGTGATGCAATCGCCGTTACCAAACCCCACCCAAATGTTTACAAGATGATTAAAACGGATAATTTAGCCGAGGTTTGGCTGGTTGCTGCTCACGCTTGGGATATTGCTGGAGCTAAAAGTATTGGTATGAAAACTGCTTTTGTCAGGCAGTTAGAGAAAGATTATTTAGAAGTGTATCCTCAGCCACAAATTATCGTCGAAAACCTATTAGAAGCTGCTTGTCAAATCATCAAGACTGAAAATTAG